The Eleginops maclovinus isolate JMC-PN-2008 ecotype Puerto Natales chromosome 3, JC_Emac_rtc_rv5, whole genome shotgun sequence genome includes a region encoding these proteins:
- the LOC134861674 gene encoding zinc finger protein 271-like has product MWLLKKETCKNPDRLYDEGEESIIGEQLEQHQSTHTGEKPYIWNQCENSFLYFRYLKLHQLTHTGVEPFSCGCDQCEKRFSQSSDVKVHQQIHTRKKPYSCDLCEKSFRISTHLKVHQQTHTGEKRFSCDQCEKRFSKSDSLKVHQRTHTGEKPYSCDQCEKRFSRSGSLKIHQRTHTGERRFSCDQCEKRFSKSDSLKVHQRTHTGEKPYSCDQCEKRFSRSGSLKIHQRTHTGEKPYSCDQCEKRFSKSDSLKVHQRTHTGEKPYSCDQCEKRFSQSNDVKVHQRTHTGDKPYSCDQCEKRFSRSGSLKDHQRTHTGEKPYSCDQCEKRFSRSGSLKDHQRTHNGEKPYSCDQCEKRFSRSNKLKVHQQTHTGEKPYSCDQCEKRFSRSDSLKVHQRTHTGERCFSCDQCEKRFSQSDSLKVHQRTHTGEKPYSCDQC; this is encoded by the exons ATGTGGCTTCTGAAG AAAGAGACCTGCAAAAACCCAGATAGACTTTATGATGAGGGTGAGGAGAGTATCATCGGAGAACAGCTGGAGCAACATCAGTCTACCCACACTGGAGAAAAGCCTTACATCTGGAACCAGTGTGAGAACAGTTTCTTGTATTTTAGGTATTTGAAACTCCACCAGCTGACCCACACTGGAGTAGAACCCTTCTCCTGTGGCTGTGACCAGTGTGAGAAGCGCTTTAGCCAGTCAAGCGATGTGAAGGTCCACCAGCAAATCCACACTAGAAAAAAACCCTACTCCTGTGACCTCTGTGAGAAAAGTTTCAGGATTTCAACTCATTTGAAGGTCCACCAGCAAACCCACACTGGAGAAAAACGCTTCTCCTGTGACCAGTGTGAGAAGCGCTTTAGCAAGTCAGACTCATTGAAGGTCCACCAGCGAACGCACACTGGAGAAAAACCCTACTCCTGTGACCAGTGTGAGAAGCGCTTTAGCCGGTCAGGCTCATTGAAGATCCACCAGCGAACCCACACTGGAGAAAGACGCTTCTCCTGTGACCAGTGTGAGAAGCGCTTTAGCAAGTCAGACTCATTGAAGGTCCACCAGCGAACGCACACTGGAGAAAAACCCTACTCCTGTGACCAGTGTGAGAAGCGCTTTAGCCGGTCAGGCTCATTGAAGATCCACCAGCGAACCCACACTGGAGAAAAACCTTACTCCTGTGACCAGTGTGAGAAGCGCTTTAGCAAGTCAGACTCATTGAAGGTCCACCAGCGAACCCACACTGGAGAAAAACCTTACTCCTGTGACCAGTGTGAGAAGCGCTTTAGCCAGTCAAACGATGTGAAGGTCCACCAGCGAACCCACACTGGAGATAAACCCTACTCCTGTGACCAGTGTGAGAAACGCTTCAGCCGGTCAGGCTCATTGAAGGACCACCAGCGAACCCACACTGGAGAAAAACCCTACTCCTGTGACCAGTGTGAGAAACGCTTCAGCCGGTCAGGCTCATTGAAGGACCACCAGCGAACCCACAATGGAGAAAAACCCTACTCCTGTGACCAGTGTGAGAAACGCTTTAGCCGGTCAAACAAATTGAAGGTCCACCAGCAAACGCACACTGGAGAAAAACCCTACTCCTGTGACCAGTGTGAGAAACGCTTTAGCCGGTCAGACTCATTGAAGGTCCACCAGCGGACGCACACTGGAGAAAGATGCTTCTCCTGTGACCAGTGTGAGAAGCGCTTTAGCCAGTCAGACTCATTGAAGGTCCACCAGCGGACGCACACTGGAGAAAAACCCTACTCCTGTGACCAGTGTTAG